Proteins encoded by one window of Cloacibacillus sp.:
- a CDS encoding TRAP transporter fused permease subunit, whose translation MEKTRKHLAFWVSLCWLAGQIYIAFVPVQGMVIKPLHVGFALLLVFLLKPFIKEKPLLSAFIDAVCFLITFAFMAHIVLNSVRIVERIPFVDDLFYFDKFFAFALVILLMEAGRRYLGWSMTIIAVIFMLYSFFGRSLPGILSHQGVDLISFVENQVMTTGGIFSSPIAASADTIFYFMIFGAFLAATPAGKLFVSIAKYATRNSIGGPGKASILASGLFGMISGSAAANVASVGVITYPMMKKGGFKPVFSAALLATAGTGGQLIPPVMGASAFIMADMIGISYFKIILCATLPALLYVGSLLWEVHLEASKQEIKPEEIDAKEHLAVIKGYLHLMLPIVALVVLIAMGRSLMYSALASTVVLILLCQIKKDTRLSLKEIIDMGVDGTKASVIVALPCALAGIVIGEVVFTGLGLRFSAVIASFSANSLLLALLLSTVMIIIMGMGMPTSAAYIMSAVLLAPAMQNLGVEAIVAHMFIFYFANMSMITPPVAIASYTAAGIAETGLWETGIEAVRLAIILFLIPFIFVYNPALLGLGSIPAIAWVFFTCVMGIMGLGIGVIGYWKGDMGWPMRTLFIVTALLLIVPETISDIAGLAILFALIFVQLKRSRAAVQSGS comes from the coding sequence AAAGAAAAGCCCTTGCTGTCAGCTTTCATCGACGCCGTCTGTTTTTTGATCACATTCGCGTTTATGGCCCACATCGTGCTTAACTCGGTGCGGATAGTCGAGCGAATTCCGTTTGTCGACGATCTCTTTTATTTTGACAAGTTTTTCGCCTTCGCCCTCGTCATTCTTCTGATGGAGGCCGGGAGGCGTTATCTTGGCTGGTCGATGACGATCATCGCCGTGATATTCATGCTCTACAGTTTCTTCGGCAGGAGCCTGCCCGGCATCCTCTCCCATCAGGGGGTAGACCTGATCAGCTTTGTGGAGAACCAGGTGATGACCACCGGCGGTATCTTCTCAAGCCCGATCGCGGCATCCGCCGATACGATCTTCTATTTCATGATCTTCGGAGCCTTTCTCGCCGCGACCCCGGCGGGGAAATTATTTGTTTCGATCGCGAAATACGCTACCCGTAATTCCATCGGCGGACCCGGCAAGGCATCCATCCTCGCCTCCGGCCTCTTCGGCATGATCAGCGGAAGCGCCGCGGCCAACGTCGCCTCCGTCGGCGTCATCACGTACCCGATGATGAAGAAGGGCGGATTCAAGCCGGTATTCAGCGCGGCGCTCCTGGCCACCGCCGGGACTGGCGGACAGCTGATCCCTCCGGTAATGGGAGCCTCGGCCTTTATCATGGCGGACATGATCGGGATATCCTACTTTAAGATCATCCTCTGCGCCACGCTGCCAGCGCTGCTGTATGTCGGTTCGCTTCTCTGGGAGGTTCACCTCGAGGCCAGCAAACAGGAGATCAAACCGGAAGAGATAGACGCGAAGGAACACCTCGCCGTAATAAAGGGCTATCTGCATCTGATGCTGCCGATCGTCGCGCTGGTGGTGCTCATCGCCATGGGGCGTTCTCTGATGTATTCCGCCCTCGCCTCCACCGTGGTGCTCATACTCCTCTGCCAGATCAAAAAGGATACGCGGCTGTCGCTGAAGGAGATAATCGATATGGGGGTCGACGGGACTAAGGCTTCGGTGATCGTCGCCCTTCCCTGCGCGCTGGCGGGAATAGTGATCGGCGAGGTCGTATTTACCGGCCTGGGACTGCGTTTCAGCGCCGTCATCGCCTCCTTCTCCGCCAATAGCCTGCTGCTGGCGCTTCTGCTTTCGACGGTGATGATAATTATCATGGGAATGGGCATGCCGACCAGCGCCGCCTATATCATGAGCGCCGTGCTGCTCGCGCCGGCGATGCAGAATCTCGGCGTGGAGGCGATCGTCGCCCATATGTTCATCTTCTACTTTGCGAACATGTCGATGATCACACCGCCGGTCGCCATCGCTTCCTATACGGCGGCCGGCATCGCGGAGACGGGACTGTGGGAGACCGGCATCGAAGCGGTGCGGCTCGCCATAATCCTCTTCCTCATCCCCTTCATCTTCGTCTACAATCCCGCGCTTCTCGGTCTTGGGTCGATCCCGGCCATCGCCTGGGTCTTCTTCACCTGCGTCATGGGGATAATGGGGCTGGGCATCGGTGTGATCGGTTACTGGAAGGGCGATATGGGCTGGCCGATGAGGACGCTGTTCATCGTCACGGCGCTTCTTCTCATCGTGCCGGAGACGATTTCGGACATCGCGGGACTGGCGATACTCTTCGCGCTGATCTTCGTCCAGCTGAAAAGAAGCAGAGCGGCGGTACAAAGCGGCAGTTAG